The Thermonema lapsum genome window below encodes:
- the hisH gene encoding imidazole glycerol phosphate synthase subunit HisH: MQVAIVKYNAGNIQSVVFALQRLGVEPIITDNAELLRSADRVIFPGVGEASSAMQYLKSKALDKVIRSLHQPVLGICLGLQLLCRHSEEGNTDCLGIFDVEVKAFDRKGSLKVPHVGWNTIEELHSPLMIGIEAPAYMYFVHSYYAEWEPRYAIARCEYGVPFSAGLHKNNFYAVQFHPEKSAEAGSQLLENFLKMP; encoded by the coding sequence ATGCAAGTAGCTATTGTAAAATACAATGCCGGCAACATACAATCCGTTGTATTTGCGCTGCAACGTTTGGGTGTGGAGCCCATCATCACCGACAATGCCGAGCTGCTGCGCAGTGCCGACCGCGTCATTTTTCCGGGGGTGGGCGAGGCTTCCAGCGCCATGCAATACCTCAAAAGCAAAGCACTCGACAAAGTGATTCGTTCCTTGCATCAGCCAGTATTGGGCATATGCCTTGGCTTGCAGCTGCTGTGCCGCCATTCGGAAGAAGGTAATACCGACTGTCTGGGTATCTTCGATGTAGAGGTAAAAGCTTTTGACCGCAAGGGTAGCCTGAAAGTCCCTCATGTGGGTTGGAATACTATTGAAGAGTTGCACAGCCCCTTGATGATAGGCATAGAGGCACCCGCTTACATGTATTTTGTGCACTCTTACTATGCCGAGTGGGAGCCACGCTATGCCATCGCCCGCTGTGAGTACGGCGTGCCGTTTAGTGCCGGCTTACACAAAAACAACTTCTATGCTGTGCAGTTCCACCCAGAAAAAAGCGCTGAAGCTGGGAGTCAGCTGCTCGAAAATTTCCTAAAAATGCCTTAG
- a CDS encoding (Fe-S)-binding protein, with protein sequence MSEPIKVPTLAELQAQGESPEIVFWVGCAGSFDERYKKVTATLCKILHKVGIKFAVLGTEENCTGDPARRAGNEFLFQMQAISNIETLNMYGVKKIVTACPHCFNTLKNEYPDLGGNYEVIHHTQLLQELIDSGKLRIKEGGPFKGKRLTYHDSCYLGRANDVYEAPRQVIESLDADLVEMKRSRRFGLCCGAGGAQMFKEPEEGKKDINIERIEEALETQPEAVVANCPFCLVMLTDGVKNKEKEDSIKVYDLAELVWMSQE encoded by the coding sequence ATGAGCGAACCAATAAAAGTACCGACTTTAGCCGAATTGCAGGCACAAGGCGAGAGCCCCGAAATCGTTTTTTGGGTAGGCTGCGCCGGCTCTTTCGACGAACGATACAAAAAAGTAACTGCCACCCTCTGCAAGATACTGCACAAGGTGGGCATTAAGTTTGCCGTACTGGGCACAGAAGAGAACTGCACCGGCGACCCTGCCCGTCGTGCTGGCAATGAATTTTTGTTTCAGATGCAAGCCATCAGCAATATAGAAACGCTCAATATGTACGGGGTGAAGAAAATCGTAACCGCTTGCCCCCACTGTTTCAATACCTTGAAAAATGAATATCCCGACTTGGGCGGTAATTATGAAGTAATTCACCATACACAGCTGCTGCAAGAACTGATTGACAGCGGCAAACTGCGCATCAAAGAGGGCGGTCCCTTCAAAGGCAAGCGCCTTACTTACCATGACTCGTGCTATTTGGGGCGTGCCAATGATGTGTATGAAGCCCCCCGTCAAGTCATCGAAAGCTTGGATGCCGACCTTGTAGAGATGAAGCGCTCGCGCCGTTTCGGTCTGTGTTGTGGTGCCGGTGGAGCCCAGATGTTTAAAGAACCGGAAGAGGGCAAAAAGGATATCAACATAGAGCGTATAGAAGAAGCCTTGGAAACCCAACCCGAAGCGGTGGTTGCCAACTGTCCTTTCTGCTTGGTGATGCTCACCGACGGCGTGAAAAACAAAGAAAAAGAAGACAGCATCAAAGTATATGACTTGGCAGAGCTTGTTTGGATGTCGCAAGAATAG
- the rsmG gene encoding 16S rRNA (guanine(527)-N(7))-methyltransferase RsmG, protein MKLITKYFPEIDDLQRSRFEALEPLYREWNTKINLVSRKDIDHLYERHVLHSLAIARVIAFKSMTTIMDVGTGGGFPGIPLAIMFPKVEFHLVDSIGKKINAVQHIAEALQLDNVTPHHNRAEKVNVEVDFVVSRAVAPAKKIYNWTQSKISPNSFNKFKNGWFLLKGGDLTEELQELKRKRYKIFELSNFFEEEFFETKKILYFPKG, encoded by the coding sequence ATGAAACTCATCACAAAATATTTCCCGGAAATAGACGACCTTCAGCGCAGCCGCTTCGAGGCATTAGAGCCTCTATACCGTGAATGGAACACAAAAATAAATTTAGTCTCCCGCAAAGACATTGACCACCTCTATGAGCGCCACGTACTGCACTCGCTGGCTATAGCGCGTGTCATTGCGTTTAAGTCTATGACTACCATAATGGATGTGGGCACCGGCGGTGGCTTTCCCGGCATACCGCTTGCCATCATGTTTCCTAAGGTAGAATTCCATTTAGTTGACTCTATCGGCAAAAAAATCAATGCCGTACAACACATCGCCGAAGCCCTGCAACTCGACAACGTAACTCCCCACCACAACCGCGCCGAAAAAGTAAATGTAGAGGTCGATTTTGTGGTAAGCCGCGCAGTGGCACCCGCCAAAAAAATATACAACTGGACACAAAGTAAAATTTCACCTAACAGTTTCAACAAATTTAAAAACGGTTGGTTTTTGCTGAAAGGGGGAGACCTCACCGAAGAACTACAAGAACTCAAACGCAAGCGCTACAAGATTTTTGAGCTGTCGAACTTCTTCGAAGAGGAATTTTTTGAAACGAAAAAAATACTTTACTTTCCCAAAGGATAG
- a CDS encoding DUF5686 and carboxypeptidase-like regulatory domain-containing protein encodes MSKLLRKLSLWLPVWGGLTCLLSFSSMAQQITLRGKVIDGENGLPMPACNVYLKNHPYIGTSTDANGTFVLTFEFVRDTLLIEFISYQTIEYPLLKAQSQTNLAFSLKPDVLSLAAVVITPGENPAYRIIREAIKRKKQHDKRQLEAYEYESYNRIEGYVKSSDKGISKLRFVKDMRRVAAGYDMLRTTEGDTLIPVLVNEVVSRVYMKHSPYKRREDIEAQQLSGIGIEDAPTLQNILSNTYLTDYNFYRNQINILGKYFPSPLANGWRLVYDYELEDSLEVGGYVCYQLKVIPLREEDIAFTGRIWITKEDYALRKVQLHITPNANINFVRSLSIEQVLAPTQSSVWLPESMFFEVEISEFTDLIPSIVARTYSLYKNYRLNETYPNSFYEIRENNLPSNKVQEEKLMAFRALEGDSIGFRPQIHYLIDTLNRVPSVKRYTGIIKVLSTGYLRKGGIDFGHYARYYAWNNIEGHRIGFGMRTNYHLSPKWMFKSYVAYGTQDQRWKYDLRLYHVLSRKRFTIVGLRHLADIEPLIQLDQRNDLPELFIASNRFFDLAGRRPFFHTANSLWIDSRLSQLVRAQLTLQQNTLDPLYPFAYYPTPSDTQTRNSSIHTTEIIGMLRLQRAVRLTRDANFDEIDIANRNPRLTLWTIFGFKGLLNGDFQYQKVYLELAQKNANVLGIGHANYSITAGYIFSDVPYPLLRTHLGNNTPILIERAFNQMNGFEFVSDHFIAVHYAHYFEGFILNKLPLIRRLNDKLEWRLVGSLNAVWGGLRESNQALLAQQTEDGQPVEGFSKLDLYKPYVEVGYGIDNIFRFFRVDFFHRLTYLNSPQAKPFGIKFSAEIKF; translated from the coding sequence ATGAGTAAACTTTTACGCAAACTTTCTTTGTGGCTGCCTGTGTGGGGGGGGCTTACCTGCCTGCTTTCGTTTAGTAGTATGGCGCAGCAAATCACCTTGCGGGGAAAAGTAATAGATGGCGAAAACGGTCTGCCCATGCCTGCCTGTAATGTGTATTTGAAAAACCACCCCTATATAGGCACCTCCACCGATGCAAATGGCACTTTTGTCCTTACTTTTGAGTTTGTGCGCGACACCTTGCTCATTGAGTTCATTAGTTACCAAACCATAGAATACCCCCTACTGAAAGCGCAGTCGCAAACGAATTTAGCTTTTAGCCTGAAACCCGATGTGCTCAGCCTTGCGGCAGTCGTGATAACCCCCGGCGAAAACCCGGCTTACCGTATCATACGTGAAGCCATCAAACGTAAGAAGCAACACGACAAGCGCCAATTAGAAGCCTACGAATACGAATCATATAACCGCATTGAGGGCTATGTTAAAAGCAGCGATAAAGGCATCAGCAAACTGCGTTTTGTAAAAGACATGCGCCGGGTAGCTGCTGGCTACGATATGCTACGCACCACCGAAGGTGATACGCTCATTCCCGTACTTGTCAACGAAGTAGTGAGCCGGGTATATATGAAACACTCGCCCTACAAACGCCGCGAAGACATTGAAGCCCAACAACTGTCGGGAATAGGTATAGAAGATGCGCCCACCCTGCAAAATATCCTTTCCAACACCTATCTTACGGACTACAACTTTTACCGCAATCAAATCAATATACTGGGCAAATACTTTCCTTCTCCTTTAGCCAATGGCTGGCGCTTGGTATATGACTATGAACTGGAAGATAGCCTCGAAGTAGGCGGATATGTCTGCTACCAATTGAAGGTAATTCCCCTGCGTGAAGAAGACATAGCCTTTACCGGCAGAATATGGATTACCAAAGAGGATTATGCCCTGCGCAAAGTGCAACTGCATATTACCCCCAATGCCAACATCAATTTTGTACGCTCACTTAGCATTGAGCAAGTGTTGGCGCCCACCCAGAGTAGCGTGTGGTTGCCAGAAAGTATGTTTTTTGAAGTCGAAATATCGGAATTTACCGACCTCATTCCCAGCATCGTGGCGCGCACCTATTCTCTTTACAAAAACTACCGCCTCAACGAAACCTATCCCAACAGCTTTTATGAAATCAGAGAGAACAATTTGCCCTCTAACAAAGTGCAGGAGGAAAAACTCATGGCATTTCGCGCCTTGGAAGGCGACAGTATCGGTTTTCGCCCGCAGATTCACTATTTGATAGATACCCTCAATCGGGTGCCCTCTGTCAAGCGTTACACCGGCATCATCAAGGTGCTTTCTACCGGTTATCTGCGCAAGGGAGGGATTGACTTCGGGCATTATGCCCGCTATTATGCATGGAACAACATAGAAGGGCACCGCATAGGCTTTGGCATGCGCACCAACTACCACTTGAGCCCCAAGTGGATGTTCAAAAGCTATGTGGCTTACGGTACTCAAGACCAACGCTGGAAGTATGACCTTCGTCTTTATCATGTGCTCAGCCGCAAACGCTTTACGATTGTGGGGCTGCGTCATCTGGCAGACATAGAACCGCTCATTCAGTTAGACCAAAGAAACGACCTGCCGGAGCTGTTCATCGCTTCTAACCGCTTTTTTGACCTCGCTGGGCGGCGTCCTTTCTTCCACACTGCCAATAGCCTTTGGATAGACAGCCGCCTGTCGCAACTTGTGCGCGCACAACTCACTTTGCAGCAAAACACCTTAGACCCGCTTTACCCCTTTGCTTATTATCCTACGCCCTCCGACACCCAAACACGCAACAGTAGCATTCATACCACCGAAATCATAGGTATGCTACGACTGCAACGAGCCGTGCGGCTCACACGCGATGCCAACTTCGACGAGATAGACATAGCCAACCGCAACCCACGCCTCACACTGTGGACTATTTTCGGTTTTAAAGGACTACTCAATGGCGACTTTCAATACCAAAAAGTATATCTGGAATTGGCACAAAAAAATGCCAATGTGTTAGGCATCGGGCATGCCAACTACAGCATCACTGCCGGCTATATCTTCTCAGATGTGCCCTATCCGCTACTGCGTACACATCTGGGCAACAACACCCCTATCCTTATAGAGCGCGCTTTCAACCAAATGAATGGCTTTGAGTTTGTAAGCGACCATTTCATAGCCGTACACTACGCCCACTATTTCGAAGGCTTCATATTGAACAAACTGCCGCTCATCAGACGCCTCAACGATAAGCTCGAATGGCGACTGGTAGGCTCGCTCAATGCCGTATGGGGTGGCTTGCGAGAAAGCAACCAAGCGCTCTTAGCGCAACAAACGGAGGATGGACAGCCCGTAGAAGGTTTTTCCAAGTTGGATTTGTACAAGCCTTATGTAGAGGTAGGCTACGGCATAGATAATATTTTCAGGTTCTTCCGGGTGGATTTCTTCCACCGCCTGACTTATCTCAACAGTCCGCAAGCCAAGCCTTTTGGTATTAAATTTTCCGCCGAAATCAAGTTTTAG
- a CDS encoding cysteine hydrolase family protein encodes MSSKKHLLLIIDAQQDFCSPEGTLYVPGADKDMNRLANFILHEIDHIDGIYITLDTHHVNDIAHPSFWIDAHGNHPKPFTQITAAEVKAGQWKARFAPDEALAYLEQLEAQGEYPHFIWPEHCLWGTKGNALYPSVAEACTIWARHRGKNYEVVVKGTHPLTEHFGVFRAQVPRADAPETQLNEAFLDALDAYDHLWVAGEAKSHCVATSLKQIMQYRPAMVKKLHIIEDCMSDVEGLGHLAKPIYEALRAQGAHFVKSSELSLKAV; translated from the coding sequence ATGAGCAGCAAAAAGCATTTGCTATTGATTATCGATGCACAACAAGACTTTTGTTCACCCGAAGGGACATTGTATGTGCCCGGTGCCGATAAAGACATGAACCGTCTTGCCAATTTCATACTGCATGAAATCGACCATATCGATGGCATCTACATCACGCTGGACACCCACCACGTCAACGACATCGCGCATCCTTCTTTTTGGATAGATGCGCACGGCAACCATCCCAAGCCGTTTACACAAATCACGGCTGCCGAGGTGAAAGCAGGGCAATGGAAAGCCCGTTTTGCACCCGATGAGGCGTTGGCATACCTTGAGCAGCTGGAAGCACAGGGCGAATACCCGCATTTTATTTGGCCCGAGCACTGTCTGTGGGGCACCAAAGGAAATGCATTGTATCCGTCCGTAGCCGAAGCCTGCACCATATGGGCGCGGCACCGCGGCAAGAACTACGAAGTGGTGGTGAAGGGTACGCACCCGCTTACCGAGCACTTTGGGGTATTTCGGGCGCAGGTGCCCCGTGCCGATGCGCCTGAGACCCAACTGAACGAAGCTTTTTTGGACGCCCTCGATGCCTATGACCACTTATGGGTAGCCGGCGAAGCCAAATCGCATTGTGTGGCAACCAGCCTCAAGCAAATCATGCAGTATCGTCCTGCGATGGTCAAAAAACTGCATATCATAGAAGACTGCATGTCCGATGTGGAAGGGCTGGGGCATTTGGCAAAACCTATATACGAAGCGCTGAGGGCACAAGGTGCCCATTTCGTAAAAAGCAGCGAGCTGAGCCTAAAAGCTGTGTAA
- the tgt gene encoding tRNA guanosine(34) transglycosylase Tgt, which produces MQFEVIAQDPKSKARAGKITTPHGEILTPIFMPVGTAGTVKAVHQRELENDIKAQIILGNTYHLYLRPGIELLKKAGGLHRFNGWKRPILTDSGGYQVYSLTENRQITEEGVFFKSHIDGSKHFFTPEKVMDIERAIGADIIMALDECTPYPCDYAYAKQSMEMTHRWLKRCIRRIEETEPLYGYEQTLFPIVQGSVYKDLRQASAEFVAACECDGNAIGGLSVGEPAELMYEMTELVCDLLPKDKPRYLMGVGTPANLLECIALGVDMFDCVMPTRNARNGMLFTTQGIINIRNKKWQEDFSPIDEPLGGYVSTFYSKAYLRHLIMNKEILGAQIASVHNLTFYLWLVNQAREHILAGDFYEWKKQILPIVSQRL; this is translated from the coding sequence ATGCAGTTTGAAGTAATTGCACAAGACCCGAAGAGCAAAGCAAGAGCCGGTAAAATAACTACCCCCCATGGGGAAATACTTACCCCTATTTTCATGCCAGTAGGCACTGCCGGCACCGTCAAGGCAGTACACCAACGCGAACTGGAAAACGACATCAAAGCGCAAATCATATTGGGCAATACCTACCATCTTTATTTGCGCCCAGGCATCGAGCTGCTCAAGAAAGCCGGCGGCTTGCACCGTTTCAATGGATGGAAACGCCCCATCCTCACCGATAGCGGTGGCTATCAAGTCTATTCATTGACAGAGAACCGACAAATCACTGAAGAGGGCGTGTTTTTCAAGTCTCACATTGACGGCAGCAAGCACTTTTTCACTCCCGAAAAGGTCATGGACATAGAACGGGCTATAGGTGCCGACATCATCATGGCGTTGGATGAGTGCACCCCCTACCCCTGCGACTATGCCTACGCCAAGCAGTCGATGGAAATGACCCACCGATGGCTGAAGCGCTGCATCCGCCGCATCGAAGAAACCGAACCGCTCTATGGCTACGAGCAAACGCTCTTCCCTATTGTGCAGGGCAGCGTGTACAAAGACCTGCGCCAAGCTTCTGCCGAATTTGTGGCTGCATGCGAGTGCGACGGGAATGCCATTGGGGGGCTGTCGGTAGGCGAACCCGCCGAGCTGATGTATGAAATGACTGAGCTGGTATGCGACCTCTTGCCCAAAGACAAACCTCGCTATTTGATGGGCGTAGGCACCCCCGCCAACCTATTGGAATGCATTGCCTTGGGTGTCGATATGTTCGATTGTGTAATGCCTACCCGCAATGCCCGAAACGGTATGCTCTTCACCACGCAAGGCATCATCAACATACGCAATAAAAAATGGCAGGAAGACTTCAGCCCCATAGATGAGCCACTGGGCGGCTATGTAAGTACTTTTTACAGCAAAGCCTATTTGCGACACCTTATCATGAACAAGGAAATTTTAGGTGCACAAATTGCCAGTGTGCACAATCTTACTTTTTATCTTTGGTTGGTGAACCAAGCCCGTGAGCACATCCTCGCCGGCGACTTCTATGAGTGGAAGAAGCAAATACTACCCATCGTCTCGCAACGGCTCTAA
- a CDS encoding RNA polymerase sigma factor: MELDKFASKDFSDKALHDFSLVDRALEGDQSAFAELMERYNRSLFHMLLKMVRNVDDAEDLTMEAFAKAFKNLDKFKKDFTFSTWLFRIATNNCIDFIRKKRLQTTSIEDFYTDKDGETSNLDIKDDGLDPQEEVIKVQKIEIIQELVNKLPSKYRRLVRLRYFEELAYQEIADELDLPLGTVKAQLHRARELLFDMIKDKKELI; encoded by the coding sequence ATGGAATTAGATAAATTTGCTTCAAAAGACTTCTCGGACAAAGCATTGCATGACTTTTCGCTGGTTGACAGAGCCTTGGAAGGCGACCAAAGTGCTTTTGCCGAGTTGATGGAGCGCTACAATCGCTCTTTGTTTCATATGCTTTTGAAGATGGTGCGCAACGTAGATGATGCCGAAGACCTGACTATGGAGGCTTTTGCCAAAGCCTTTAAGAACTTAGATAAATTCAAAAAAGACTTTACGTTCAGCACATGGCTTTTTCGTATAGCCACCAACAACTGTATTGACTTTATCCGTAAAAAACGCCTACAAACGACCAGCATCGAGGACTTTTATACCGACAAAGACGGCGAAACCTCCAATTTAGACATCAAAGACGACGGCTTGGACCCGCAGGAGGAGGTTATCAAAGTACAAAAAATTGAAATCATACAGGAATTGGTCAACAAGCTGCCTTCCAAGTATCGCCGTTTGGTGCGCCTGCGTTATTTCGAGGAACTGGCATATCAAGAAATAGCCGATGAACTTGACCTGCCTTTGGGTACCGTAAAGGCGCAGCTTCACCGAGCGCGTGAGCTCCTTTTCGACATGATTAAAGACAAAAAAGAGCTCATTTAA
- a CDS encoding glycosyltransferase: MHWTFYFMYALASLLGIGILWHLLSLWLVRHRSRPAEGDELPGVSVIVAAHNELLNLRELLPLLLAQDYPLLEVIVVDDRSWDDSYEYLYYLQAEHPQLRVVRVEQTPEHITHKKFAITMGVKAARYDIVLLTDADCRPVSKQWVRYMVAPFIRKAKRQFVLGASLYEQRSGFLNALIRYETLYTLWQYATAALLGMPYMGVGRNLAYRRSFFLKNKGFGPHQRLVSGDDDLLVNRLATAKNTALCLHADAITISKPKQRWRDWWRQKRRHLSVGKYYKLQDRALLALLFLSHVSFYVALVWVVMHMRGVASFGILQLIALEVVLLLVLHPLCLFLLAKKLRSSLPILWLPFLDLSYLLYISVIGLWALLTKVEKWN; this comes from the coding sequence ATGCATTGGACTTTCTATTTTATGTATGCTTTGGCGTCTTTGCTTGGTATAGGCATTCTGTGGCACCTGTTGAGCCTGTGGCTTGTGCGCCACCGTTCACGCCCTGCCGAAGGGGACGAGCTGCCCGGGGTGTCGGTGATAGTAGCTGCTCATAACGAGCTGCTCAATTTGCGCGAGCTTTTGCCCCTTTTATTGGCGCAAGACTACCCCCTTTTGGAGGTGATTGTTGTCGATGACCGCTCATGGGACGACTCTTATGAATATCTGTATTATTTGCAGGCAGAGCATCCACAGCTACGCGTGGTGCGTGTAGAGCAAACACCCGAACACATCACACATAAGAAATTTGCCATTACTATGGGGGTGAAGGCTGCTCGATATGATATTGTGCTGCTTACAGACGCCGACTGCCGTCCTGTTTCCAAACAGTGGGTGCGCTATATGGTAGCGCCTTTTATCCGGAAGGCAAAGCGGCAATTTGTTTTGGGGGCTTCTTTATATGAGCAGCGTTCGGGCTTTCTCAATGCACTGATTCGTTATGAAACGCTCTACACTTTATGGCAATATGCCACAGCAGCTTTGCTTGGCATGCCTTATATGGGTGTAGGGCGCAATTTGGCTTATCGCCGCAGTTTTTTCTTGAAAAACAAAGGGTTCGGACCTCATCAGCGCTTGGTCAGTGGCGACGACGATTTGCTGGTCAATCGCTTGGCAACAGCCAAAAATACGGCTTTGTGCCTGCATGCCGATGCCATTACCATAAGCAAGCCCAAGCAGCGCTGGCGTGACTGGTGGCGCCAAAAGCGCCGCCACCTGAGTGTGGGTAAATATTATAAGTTGCAAGACCGTGCCCTGTTGGCTTTACTTTTCCTATCTCATGTGAGTTTTTACGTGGCACTGGTGTGGGTCGTGATGCATATGCGGGGCGTGGCTTCTTTTGGTATTCTGCAGCTGATAGCGCTGGAAGTAGTTTTGCTGCTTGTCTTACACCCCCTTTGTCTATTTCTGTTGGCAAAAAAACTGCGCAGCTCGCTTCCAATTTTATGGTTGCCATTTTTAGATTTGTCCTACCTATTGTATATTAGCGTAATAGGACTATGGGCACTACTCACTAAAGTGGAAAAATGGAATTAG
- a CDS encoding DUF4403 family protein, translated as MIAATFMPKHGKWIWLLLSVMLFMTQCRSKRQVLSPPPPASYYRQLTVEPLVSTASARLELPFASLASFVNAQTPALLYENRFSQTGVETVYLQVYKRAPISFYGKGQEIITTVPLRIHAQVSAWALSKSLSFALDLSFVTRLSFTAGWATDAQTRPNGFRWVEKPVFSIAGLNFSLEEPIGKLIEEQQTELSRLLDEEIEKNIQLKEYIQPAWEAMNGVFELSPEYSAWLVVEPRSIAIAPIEARAHGLSSSFSLRFVSQTVIGEKPKAPARKPLPPLLNLSSQDNRFEIYLPVGISLTKATELLRSRYVGETFSSGRRSVKMRDIALYGSDGALIVVLDMEGSYNGKVYLRGKPAYDATSKEIFLEGVDFDLQTKNFLVKSADWLLHGNLRKKIETYCRFSLDSELTEARRQINTLLSNYRPHEMLMVNGKVNELQPYETGITPDNLLVTFLAKGELNIRLNL; from the coding sequence ATGATTGCAGCTACTTTTATGCCAAAGCACGGTAAATGGATATGGCTACTATTGAGTGTCATGCTTTTTATGACACAGTGTCGTTCGAAGCGTCAAGTGTTGTCGCCCCCGCCGCCTGCTTCTTATTACCGGCAGCTTACGGTCGAGCCGTTGGTTTCTACAGCAAGTGCGCGTCTGGAATTGCCCTTTGCTTCTTTGGCGTCTTTTGTCAATGCGCAAACGCCTGCCTTGCTTTACGAAAATCGTTTTTCGCAAACAGGCGTAGAAACTGTTTATCTGCAAGTATATAAACGTGCCCCCATCTCTTTTTATGGCAAAGGGCAGGAGATTATCACTACAGTGCCCTTGCGTATCCATGCGCAAGTGAGTGCGTGGGCGCTTTCCAAGAGTTTAAGTTTTGCCTTAGACCTTTCTTTTGTTACCCGTCTTTCGTTTACTGCCGGCTGGGCTACCGATGCCCAAACGCGCCCCAATGGCTTTCGTTGGGTAGAAAAACCGGTATTTTCTATTGCTGGCTTGAATTTTTCGCTTGAAGAGCCCATCGGAAAGCTCATTGAAGAGCAGCAAACAGAGTTGAGTCGTTTGTTAGACGAGGAAATAGAAAAAAACATACAACTGAAAGAATACATACAACCCGCCTGGGAGGCTATGAATGGCGTGTTTGAGCTGTCGCCTGAATACAGTGCATGGTTAGTAGTAGAACCCCGTTCGATAGCCATAGCCCCTATTGAAGCGCGTGCCCATGGCTTGAGCAGCAGTTTTAGCCTCCGTTTCGTTTCGCAGACGGTCATAGGCGAGAAACCTAAGGCACCGGCACGCAAGCCACTGCCACCTCTTTTAAATCTCAGTAGTCAAGACAATCGTTTTGAGATATACTTGCCCGTAGGTATTTCCTTAACGAAAGCAACCGAGCTGCTGCGCAGTCGATACGTAGGCGAAACCTTCAGCAGTGGGCGCAGGTCGGTCAAGATGCGCGACATCGCTCTTTATGGTAGCGATGGGGCGCTGATTGTGGTCTTGGACATGGAAGGTAGCTACAACGGGAAAGTATATCTGAGAGGTAAGCCGGCTTATGATGCCACAAGCAAAGAGATTTTTCTGGAAGGGGTTGATTTCGATTTGCAGACCAAAAACTTTTTGGTGAAGTCTGCCGACTGGTTGTTGCACGGCAACTTGCGCAAAAAGATAGAAACTTATTGCCGTTTTTCTTTGGATTCCGAGCTGACCGAAGCCCGCCGGCAGATAAACACTCTGCTGAGCAACTACCGACCACATGAAATGTTGATGGTCAATGGCAAGGTAAACGAATTGCAGCCCTATGAGACAGGCATCACACCCGATAACTTATTGGTAACTTTTCTAGCAAAAGGTGAACTTAATATCCGTTTGAATTTGTAA